In one Chitinophaga sancti genomic region, the following are encoded:
- a CDS encoding phosphopantetheine-binding protein, whose translation MEDLKQKLKVQIIEALNLQDTKPEDIDDNAPLFGEGLGLDSIDSLELMVLLERHYHIKVEDPREGRKILQSVQSMAEFIQSKKPV comes from the coding sequence ATGGAAGATTTAAAACAGAAATTGAAAGTACAGATTATTGAAGCACTGAACCTGCAGGATACAAAACCTGAAGACATTGATGACAATGCACCATTGTTCGGAGAAGGTTTGGGATTGGACAGTATTGATTCACTGGAACTGATGGTATTGCTCGAAAGACATTATCATATCAAGGTAGAAGATCCGCGTGAGGGCAGAAAGATCTTGCAGTCTGTACAATCTATGGCTGAATTCATCCAATCCAAAAAGCCGGTTTAA
- a CDS encoding ABC transporter permease, with the protein MLRLLATIKKEWLLLLRDRTGLTLLFAMPVVLITVMALIEDAPFRDYQELKFDVLTVDNDHGRLGKYIREGLEHTGQFNVIDTLSGKPVQENQALEKVNAGDYKICIIIPQGATGAIVSNANKIVNDLSKRMSIPAILPVSTRKDSLNVLVYFDPASKKAFKSAIHQAIDNFLTQVETDLLLERIKQQLKNKDIAQEDSMVIQLKAVGLKEQLTGPSQQLDVISNSVQHNVPAWSIFAMFFIAIPIGGHMIREREEGSLVRIRLIPGSFLNILGGKLLFFMAVTVVQFYLMMMVGIYLLPLLGLPKLMMGNSHLATLIIAVSIGLTATAYGILVGTVFKTPNQALNFGAISIVILSAIGGIWIPLEVMPAKMQLIGHLSPLSWGLDAINDIYLRNRGVQHIWLHIGKLVACAVLMLCIAAGVEKRRIS; encoded by the coding sequence ATGCTAAGGCTACTCGCTACCATAAAAAAAGAATGGCTGTTACTGCTGCGTGACAGAACGGGTTTAACCCTGCTCTTTGCCATGCCTGTCGTCCTGATCACCGTGATGGCTTTGATAGAAGATGCACCTTTCAGAGACTACCAGGAACTGAAGTTCGACGTACTCACAGTAGATAATGATCATGGCCGTTTAGGCAAATATATCAGGGAAGGCCTGGAACACACCGGGCAGTTCAACGTGATAGATACACTCAGTGGTAAACCCGTGCAGGAAAACCAGGCACTGGAAAAAGTGAATGCAGGTGATTATAAAATTTGCATCATCATACCACAGGGAGCTACAGGTGCCATTGTGAGCAACGCTAATAAAATAGTGAATGACCTGTCTAAACGAATGAGCATACCAGCTATACTACCGGTAAGCACACGCAAAGATTCACTGAATGTACTGGTGTATTTTGATCCTGCTTCCAAGAAAGCATTCAAGAGCGCCATTCACCAGGCCATCGATAATTTTCTGACACAGGTAGAAACTGATCTGCTGCTGGAAAGGATCAAACAACAACTGAAGAATAAAGATATTGCACAAGAGGATTCCATGGTGATCCAGCTAAAAGCAGTAGGGCTGAAAGAACAGCTCACTGGGCCTTCCCAACAGCTGGATGTAATTTCGAATTCTGTACAGCACAATGTGCCGGCCTGGAGTATTTTTGCCATGTTCTTTATCGCCATCCCTATTGGTGGACATATGATACGTGAGCGGGAAGAAGGCAGCCTGGTACGCATCCGCCTCATACCTGGATCATTCCTGAATATACTCGGAGGTAAACTGCTGTTCTTTATGGCAGTCACTGTCGTGCAGTTTTACCTGATGATGATGGTAGGTATTTATTTATTGCCACTATTAGGCTTGCCAAAACTAATGATGGGCAATAGTCACCTGGCAACATTGATCATCGCAGTCAGCATTGGTTTAACAGCGACTGCATATGGTATTCTGGTAGGCACAGTGTTTAAAACCCCTAACCAGGCATTGAACTTTGGCGCTATCTCTATCGTCATCCTATCTGCGATAGGGGGCATCTGGATTCCATTGGAGGTCATGCCGGCTAAAATGCAGCTAATCGGGCATTTATCTCCACTCAGTTGGGGATTGGATGCCATCAATGATATATACCTGCGTAATCGTGGTGTACAGCACATCTGGTTACACATAGGAAAATTGGTCGCCTGCGCCGTACTCATGCTGTGTATAGCAGCAGGTGTGGAGAAGAGAAGGATTAGCTGA
- a CDS encoding ABC transporter ATP-binding protein, with the protein MTSILVQDLHKTYKGALEPSLKGLSFSFQKGMITGLLGPNGAGKTTTISILCGLVSADSGLVKIFDLPQNAAHREEIKKRVGIVPQQIALFPQLTAIENLEYFGNLYGLKGKPLRNLIDEYLQKFGLEQNGNKAVHRFSGGMKRRANIIASILHQPQLLILDEPTAGVDVQSRSMILQFLRDFNAQGASIVYTSHLLDEAQTICQEVAIIDTGKLIVQGTPASLIAQHAECQHLEDVFLHYTGHAVRD; encoded by the coding sequence ATGACCAGCATACTTGTACAGGATCTGCATAAAACCTATAAAGGTGCGTTGGAACCATCATTGAAAGGGTTGTCATTCAGCTTTCAAAAAGGAATGATCACCGGCCTCTTAGGCCCTAACGGTGCTGGTAAAACGACAACCATCTCTATATTATGCGGACTGGTAAGTGCTGACAGCGGCCTGGTAAAGATCTTTGACCTGCCCCAGAACGCTGCACACAGAGAAGAGATAAAGAAACGGGTAGGCATCGTACCACAGCAGATCGCACTGTTCCCCCAACTGACAGCTATTGAAAACCTGGAATACTTCGGTAACCTGTATGGATTGAAAGGAAAACCACTGCGCAACCTGATAGATGAATATCTCCAGAAATTCGGTTTGGAACAGAACGGCAACAAAGCCGTACACCGCTTCTCTGGTGGTATGAAAAGACGTGCCAACATTATCGCATCTATCCTGCATCAGCCACAGCTGCTGATCCTGGATGAACCTACAGCAGGCGTAGATGTGCAATCGAGAAGCATGATCCTGCAGTTCCTGCGTGACTTTAACGCACAGGGTGCTAGCATCGTTTATACCTCGCACCTGCTGGATGAAGCCCAGACCATTTGCCAGGAAGTGGCTATCATCGACACCGGCAAACTGATAGTACAGGGCACACCTGCCAGCCTCATTGCGCAGCATGCGGAATGCCAGCACCTGGAAGATGTTTTTTTACATTATACCGGTCATGCGGTAAGAGATTAA
- a CDS encoding BtrH N-terminal domain-containing protein, with protein sequence MSEIQFNHVQTAHCECGVISNIFRFYGLEISEPMALGIGAGLFFGHLPFVKVNGVPGTTYRVVPGAIFSRVCKRLGVKMESHTFSSVEKATLELDKVLDRGMPVGLQSSVYYLPYFPPSYRFHFNAHNLVIYGKKDGNYLVSDPIMEHVTEIDPASLAEARFAKGFPAPKGKMYYPVVVPKEVNFAEPIKAGIKQTCSDMLNIPLPWFGVKGIRFLAKRLRNYPEKVGDRKATLYLGNIIRMQEEIGTGGAGFRFMYAAFLQEAAGILKRDDLSQLAHELTAVGDIWRNFAFTAGRVCKSRTAAGNGYAELSDLMMQCAASEDVFFRKLAALKL encoded by the coding sequence ATGAGCGAAATTCAGTTCAACCACGTTCAGACAGCACATTGTGAATGTGGGGTGATTTCAAATATCTTCAGGTTCTATGGTCTTGAAATCAGTGAACCTATGGCACTGGGTATCGGTGCCGGCCTCTTTTTCGGACACCTGCCCTTCGTAAAGGTCAATGGTGTACCTGGTACCACCTATCGCGTAGTGCCAGGCGCCATCTTCAGCAGGGTATGTAAAAGACTGGGCGTGAAAATGGAATCACATACTTTTTCCAGCGTTGAAAAAGCCACCCTGGAACTGGACAAGGTATTGGACAGGGGAATGCCTGTAGGCCTGCAAAGTAGCGTATACTACCTGCCTTATTTTCCTCCTTCCTACCGTTTTCATTTCAATGCACATAACCTCGTGATCTATGGAAAGAAAGATGGCAACTACCTCGTCAGCGATCCGATCATGGAGCATGTTACAGAAATAGATCCTGCTAGTCTGGCAGAAGCCCGCTTTGCAAAAGGCTTTCCCGCCCCTAAAGGGAAAATGTATTACCCCGTGGTAGTACCAAAGGAAGTAAATTTTGCAGAACCTATCAAGGCTGGTATCAAACAGACTTGTAGCGATATGCTCAATATACCATTGCCATGGTTTGGCGTAAAAGGAATTCGCTTCCTTGCAAAAAGACTGCGTAACTATCCGGAAAAAGTAGGCGACAGAAAAGCCACCCTTTACCTGGGTAATATCATTCGCATGCAGGAAGAAATCGGTACCGGTGGTGCCGGCTTCCGCTTTATGTATGCCGCTTTCCTCCAGGAGGCAGCAGGCATTCTGAAAAGAGATGACCTGAGCCAGCTGGCACATGAACTGACAGCAGTAGGAGACATCTGGAGAAACTTTGCCTTCACTGCCGGCAGAGTGTGTAAAAGCAGGACCGCAGCAGGCAATGGCTATGCTGAACTGAGCGACCTGATGATGCAATGTGCAGCTTCGGAAGACGTGTTTTTCAGGAAACTGGCAGCCTTGAAACTTTAA
- a CDS encoding beta-ketoacyl-ACP synthase III, translating into MNEVYITRLSKFLPNEPVGNDEMENILGLVDGKPSRARLRVLGNNKIKTRYYSLDKDGKSTHSNAEMTAEAVKGLFDDKFPIEKMQVLACGTTSPDQLLPNHAAMVHGLLKCQPVELIAATGACAAGMQAFKYAWMSIKCGNSANAVSTGSEKFSSWMLSEKFEPETDRVKLIENNPIIAFEKDFLRWMLSDGASAALFQNKPNENGLSLRVDWVEIASYANELETCMYAGAVKNEDGTTKGWIDMTPEEWAQDSVFSFKQDTRLLGKNIVPSGAQMWKELVEKYELDLEKLDYFLPHLSSEFFRFKIDEEITRLGVPIPQEKWFTNLVKVGNVGTASPYFMLEELMNNNLLKKGQTIVMMVPESARFSYAYAHLTVV; encoded by the coding sequence ATGAACGAAGTTTATATTACAAGGCTCTCTAAATTTCTGCCGAATGAGCCTGTTGGGAATGACGAAATGGAAAATATTCTAGGACTGGTTGATGGTAAGCCATCCCGTGCCAGACTGAGAGTCCTGGGAAATAATAAAATTAAGACCCGCTACTATTCGCTGGATAAGGATGGTAAGTCGACCCATTCCAATGCTGAAATGACGGCCGAAGCTGTAAAGGGCCTTTTTGATGATAAATTTCCGATCGAAAAAATGCAGGTATTAGCCTGTGGTACTACCTCGCCTGACCAGCTGCTGCCTAACCACGCAGCCATGGTACATGGCCTGCTGAAATGCCAGCCTGTAGAACTGATCGCTGCTACTGGCGCTTGTGCTGCCGGTATGCAGGCTTTTAAATATGCCTGGATGTCCATTAAATGTGGAAACAGCGCAAATGCAGTAAGCACCGGTTCCGAAAAATTCTCCAGCTGGATGCTGTCTGAGAAATTCGAACCAGAAACTGACCGCGTAAAACTGATTGAAAATAACCCGATCATCGCATTCGAAAAAGACTTCCTTCGCTGGATGCTCTCCGATGGTGCAAGTGCTGCCCTGTTCCAGAACAAACCTAATGAAAACGGCCTCTCCCTGCGCGTAGACTGGGTAGAGATCGCTTCTTATGCAAATGAACTGGAAACCTGTATGTATGCAGGCGCTGTGAAGAACGAAGACGGCACCACCAAAGGCTGGATCGATATGACCCCTGAAGAATGGGCGCAGGATAGCGTGTTCTCCTTCAAACAGGATACCCGCCTCCTGGGTAAAAACATCGTACCATCCGGTGCGCAAATGTGGAAAGAACTGGTGGAAAAATACGAGCTGGATCTGGAAAAGCTGGATTACTTCCTGCCTCACCTGTCCTCCGAATTCTTCCGCTTTAAAATAGATGAAGAAATTACACGTCTGGGCGTACCTATTCCGCAGGAAAAATGGTTCACCAACCTCGTGAAAGTAGGTAACGTAGGTACTGCGTCTCCTTACTTCATGCTGGAAGAACTGATGAATAACAACCTGCTGAAAAAAGGACAGACAATCGTGATGATGGTACCTGAAAGTGCGCGTTTCTCTTATGCATATGCGCACCTGACGGTTGTATAA
- a CDS encoding class I SAM-dependent methyltransferase, translating into MEQKKMTPGEAAQQLRRPTGEDGVKMGVQMSKSNRLIYEMTLDFLHLQPGDQLLELGMGNGHFIPALFEKENNIQYTGLDISDIMVQEAITSNRDAIRAGRVQILEGTADSIPFDAAIFTKVFAVNVLYFWQPPAVTLQEICRVLQPGGELILAFRTRRTMEKLAFVDDGFTLYDTETVQQMLQNIGFRVTDIQTAVEPPKAAADGSMLVQLENVCMRGEKNLSSI; encoded by the coding sequence ATGGAGCAAAAGAAGATGACCCCTGGGGAAGCTGCACAACAGCTACGACGCCCAACAGGGGAGGATGGTGTGAAAATGGGCGTTCAAATGAGCAAGTCTAACCGCCTTATTTATGAAATGACACTCGATTTCCTGCACCTGCAGCCGGGAGATCAGTTGCTGGAACTGGGCATGGGGAACGGACATTTCATACCCGCACTTTTCGAAAAAGAAAACAACATCCAATATACAGGACTGGATATCTCTGATATCATGGTGCAGGAAGCCATTACTTCAAACAGAGACGCTATCCGTGCCGGCAGGGTGCAGATCCTGGAAGGTACAGCAGATTCCATTCCCTTTGATGCAGCCATATTTACCAAGGTCTTTGCTGTCAATGTCTTGTATTTCTGGCAGCCGCCAGCAGTTACCCTACAGGAAATCTGCCGGGTATTACAGCCCGGAGGAGAGCTGATCCTGGCCTTCCGCACCAGGCGTACGATGGAGAAATTAGCATTCGTAGATGACGGATTTACATTGTACGATACGGAGACGGTGCAACAAATGTTACAAAATATTGGCTTCAGAGTGACAGATATCCAGACTGCAGTAGAACCTCCCAAAGCCGCTGCTGATGGGAGTATGCTGGTACAACTGGAAAACGTATGTATGAGGGGTGAAAAAAATTTAAGTAGTATTTAA
- a CDS encoding head GIN domain-containing protein, whose translation MKQITGYAVLVLLALTHTGCNNNSIKGSGVSSSETRKLGDFHSISLQGAMDIEYTDGPAEDVVIEAEDNFLPLIITEVKDGQLIVRQKDRIYFNHPKKITVKVTAPDIEKLSLAGSGTIHLMNDWQQDDHVKLSLSGSGDILGAVDAPQVNVALTGAGNIKLKGETKDLDVNIAGSGSFEGYNLHAENTSVSIGGSGNAEVHASVKLDVNIAGSGRVNYHGNPQVNSKTAGSGSVHKTN comes from the coding sequence ATGAAACAAATTACCGGATATGCCGTCCTTGTATTGTTAGCACTTACCCATACAGGTTGCAACAATAATAGTATAAAAGGCAGTGGGGTGAGTAGTTCTGAAACCCGAAAACTGGGCGATTTTCATTCAATATCCTTACAGGGCGCTATGGACATAGAATATACCGATGGACCAGCTGAAGATGTGGTGATCGAAGCCGAAGACAATTTCCTGCCATTGATCATTACCGAAGTAAAAGACGGACAGCTCATTGTTAGGCAAAAAGATAGGATCTATTTTAACCATCCCAAAAAGATAACGGTGAAGGTTACCGCGCCTGATATAGAAAAACTGAGCCTCGCCGGTTCCGGTACCATTCATCTTATGAATGACTGGCAGCAGGACGATCATGTAAAATTGTCCCTTTCCGGTAGCGGTGATATATTAGGTGCCGTAGATGCGCCCCAGGTGAACGTGGCACTGACAGGAGCAGGAAATATAAAGCTGAAAGGTGAAACCAAAGACCTGGATGTAAATATCGCAGGTAGCGGTTCTTTCGAAGGCTATAACCTGCATGCAGAAAATACAAGCGTAAGTATTGGAGGAAGTGGCAATGCAGAGGTGCATGCCAGTGTAAAACTGGATGTTAACATAGCTGGTTCCGGCAGAGTCAACTACCATGGTAACCCACAGGTAAATTCAAAAACAGCAGGATCAGGTTCCGTTCACAAAACCAATTAA
- the guaA gene encoding glutamine-hydrolyzing GMP synthase, which produces MTEKILILDFGSQYTQLIARSIRELNIYCEIKPCLQPVQWDDTVKGIILSGSPFSVNEQNAPSVDIAAMAAKVPVLGVCYGAQLMAKNFGGEVAKSNIREYGRAFMVHDNKDEKALFDISPRSQVWMSHSDTIVRMPEGFQIIAQTDSIPVAAFKCDTRTPFPMVGFQFHPEVTHSLEGKTLLRNFLVHICGCKQDWTPAAFVQETVEKIKAQVGDKKVVMALSGGVDSTVAAELIHKAIGSNLYCIFVDNGLLRKDEFETVLDSYKHMGLNVKGVNAKDLFYGELAGVSDPEKKRKIIGRLFIEVFQQEAILLQNISFLGQGTIYPDVIESVSVNGPSVTIKSHHNVGGLPEKMNMGLVEPLRFLFKDEVRRVGREIGISEIFLGRHPFPGPGLAIRILGEITADKVAMLQEADSIYIEGLREHGLYDKVWQAGTILLPVQSVGVMGDERTYEFTVALRAVTSVDGMTADWAHLPYEFLAQMSNDIINKVKGINRVVYDISSKPPATIEWE; this is translated from the coding sequence ATGACAGAAAAGATTCTTATCCTCGACTTCGGTTCCCAGTATACGCAACTGATCGCGCGCAGCATCAGGGAACTGAATATTTATTGTGAAATCAAACCTTGTCTGCAACCAGTACAATGGGATGATACAGTTAAAGGCATTATTCTATCAGGCAGCCCGTTCTCTGTGAACGAGCAGAATGCACCTAGCGTAGATATCGCTGCCATGGCGGCAAAGGTGCCTGTACTCGGCGTTTGCTACGGTGCCCAGCTGATGGCTAAAAACTTTGGTGGTGAAGTAGCCAAGAGCAATATCCGGGAATATGGCCGTGCCTTTATGGTGCACGATAATAAAGATGAAAAGGCCCTCTTCGATATCTCTCCCCGTAGCCAGGTATGGATGAGCCATTCTGACACCATCGTACGTATGCCGGAAGGTTTCCAGATCATTGCCCAAACCGACAGCATTCCGGTAGCTGCTTTCAAATGCGATACCAGGACGCCGTTCCCCATGGTAGGGTTCCAGTTCCACCCGGAAGTGACCCACTCCCTGGAAGGTAAGACCCTGCTTCGCAACTTCCTTGTACATATTTGTGGTTGCAAACAGGATTGGACGCCTGCTGCATTTGTACAGGAAACGGTAGAGAAAATCAAGGCACAGGTAGGTGATAAAAAAGTAGTAATGGCCCTCAGCGGTGGCGTTGACTCCACTGTAGCTGCAGAGCTGATACATAAAGCAATTGGCAGCAATCTCTACTGCATATTCGTAGATAATGGCCTGCTCCGCAAAGATGAGTTTGAAACTGTACTGGATTCATATAAACATATGGGCCTGAACGTGAAAGGGGTGAATGCAAAAGACCTCTTTTACGGTGAACTGGCTGGTGTGAGCGATCCTGAAAAGAAACGTAAGATCATTGGTCGTCTCTTTATCGAAGTATTCCAGCAGGAAGCTATCCTGCTGCAGAACATCTCCTTCCTGGGTCAGGGTACCATTTATCCTGATGTGATCGAGTCTGTTTCTGTAAATGGTCCTTCTGTTACCATCAAATCACACCATAATGTAGGTGGTTTGCCAGAGAAGATGAATATGGGGCTGGTAGAACCGCTCCGCTTCCTCTTCAAAGATGAAGTAAGACGTGTAGGCCGTGAAATTGGTATCAGTGAGATCTTCCTGGGTCGTCATCCTTTCCCAGGTCCTGGTCTGGCTATCCGTATCCTGGGTGAGATCACCGCAGATAAGGTAGCGATGCTGCAGGAAGCAGATTCTATTTATATAGAGGGTCTGCGTGAACATGGCCTTTATGATAAAGTATGGCAGGCAGGTACGATCCTCCTTCCTGTGCAGAGTGTAGGCGTTATGGGTGATGAAAGGACTTACGAATTTACTGTTGCCCTCAGGGCGGTTACTTCCGTAGACGGCATGACTGCGGATTGGGCACACCTCCCCTACGAGTTCCTGGCTCAAATGTCTAACGACATCATTAATAAGGTAAAAGGTATTAACCGCGTGGTATACGACATCAGTTCCAAGCCACCGGCTACCATCGAATGGGAATAG
- a CDS encoding ABC transporter substrate-binding protein, whose translation MSKSILCRPLITASIVAVMLSACSSSKKTTGITTPPPTTAKTVKDEKPKDDGKSSKVIPFNVPAFAREIKKDTYNIALFAPLYLDSVNTDMPTRSLPRYILPGLDFYEGAQLALDSLQNQGVKLNVTVYDSKNKQNLSGANLINTDLIIAAVGTPEIKDLSDIAKKKQINLVSATYPNDAGVNENPFFIITNSLLKTHSEALQRYLQDGFATKNILVIHRDTPFEKRIAADIKAEYEKLQSSKKTKPREVVWDDNMSDLALSQYLLADRPNLVIVTSLDEANAKAIIRRLSTQTASYPIQVFGMPTWDIMKFKEPEFKGLPIFYTTPYFNDKTDMYSHYINDYWKRVYKSRPSDMAFKGFELTWYFVKQLSTNGVYFNKDMNDPNKKVFSSFNYQPIYLKEGDKQPDYFENKNIYIIQKGDSSDIKMNFQ comes from the coding sequence ATGAGTAAATCCATTCTATGCAGGCCATTAATTACTGCATCCATTGTGGCTGTAATGCTTTCTGCGTGTTCTTCCAGTAAGAAGACTACCGGAATAACTACACCACCGCCAACAACTGCGAAAACTGTAAAGGACGAAAAACCTAAGGATGATGGAAAATCTTCTAAGGTCATTCCGTTTAATGTACCAGCTTTTGCCCGGGAAATAAAAAAAGACACCTATAATATAGCGTTGTTCGCCCCACTTTACCTGGATTCAGTGAATACAGATATGCCAACCCGCTCCCTGCCCCGTTATATTCTGCCGGGTCTGGACTTCTATGAAGGTGCGCAACTGGCACTGGACAGCCTGCAAAACCAGGGTGTAAAACTGAATGTAACTGTTTACGACAGTAAGAATAAGCAGAACCTGTCGGGTGCAAACCTGATCAATACAGACCTGATCATCGCTGCCGTAGGTACGCCGGAGATCAAAGATCTGAGTGATATAGCCAAAAAGAAACAGATTAACCTTGTTTCGGCTACCTATCCAAATGATGCTGGTGTGAACGAAAACCCGTTCTTCATCATTACCAACAGTTTGCTGAAAACACATAGCGAAGCCTTACAACGCTACCTGCAGGATGGCTTCGCGACTAAAAATATCCTCGTGATTCACCGCGATACGCCTTTCGAAAAACGTATTGCTGCTGATATCAAGGCTGAGTATGAGAAATTGCAGAGCAGCAAGAAAACCAAACCAAGGGAAGTAGTATGGGATGATAACATGTCTGACCTGGCCCTCTCTCAATACCTGCTGGCTGACCGGCCGAACCTGGTGATCGTAACTTCCCTGGATGAAGCGAATGCCAAGGCTATCATCCGCAGACTGAGCACGCAAACAGCATCTTATCCTATCCAGGTGTTTGGTATGCCGACCTGGGATATCATGAAATTTAAAGAACCTGAATTCAAAGGTCTGCCAATCTTTTATACTACCCCTTATTTCAATGATAAAACGGATATGTATAGCCATTATATCAATGATTACTGGAAGCGTGTATATAAATCCCGTCCATCGGATATGGCGTTCAAAGGTTTTGAGCTGACATGGTATTTTGTGAAACAACTGAGCACAAATGGTGTGTACTTCAACAAGGATATGAATGATCCTAATAAGAAAGTATTCAGCAGCTTCAACTACCAGCCAATCTACCTGAAAGAGGGCGATAAGCAACCTGACTATTTTGAGAACAAGAATATCTATATCATCCAGAAAGGAGATTCGAGTGATATAAAAATGAACTTCCAATAA
- a CDS encoding ligase-associated DNA damage response exonuclease, with protein MELLQFTDKGIYCPEGDFYIDPWLPVQKAVITHAHADHARGGSQHYLCHHDSVAILKLRLGAEISVQGVAYGEQIRMNGVTISLHPAGHVIGSAQIRVSYAGSVWVASGDYKTENDGISVPFEPVPCQTFITECTFGLPIYNWQPQQVVFDNIRTWVHENQQAGKTSVLLGYSLGKAQRLLYHLRDISPEIWTHGAIYITNQLLREQGWNLPELHRITPDTPHSVFKNNLVIGPPSAADTTWMRRFNPYSLGVCSGWMQVRGHMRRRNADAGFILSDHADWNGLLSAVKATGAEKVYTTHGFSSAFARYLQENSIPAEEVKTEYGVTEEEETNPS; from the coding sequence ATGGAGTTACTTCAATTCACAGATAAGGGCATTTATTGTCCTGAAGGAGATTTCTACATAGACCCATGGCTGCCTGTACAAAAGGCAGTGATTACACATGCACATGCTGACCACGCCCGTGGCGGAAGCCAACATTACCTCTGTCATCATGATAGTGTAGCCATTCTGAAACTCCGCTTAGGGGCAGAGATCAGTGTGCAGGGAGTGGCGTATGGAGAGCAGATCCGTATGAATGGGGTGACGATTTCCCTGCATCCGGCGGGCCATGTGATTGGTTCTGCACAGATAAGAGTATCATATGCAGGAAGTGTGTGGGTGGCAAGCGGAGATTATAAGACAGAAAATGACGGGATCTCGGTGCCTTTTGAACCTGTGCCTTGCCAGACATTTATTACAGAATGTACTTTTGGCTTACCCATCTATAACTGGCAACCACAGCAGGTGGTGTTTGATAACATACGGACATGGGTACATGAAAATCAACAGGCCGGTAAAACCAGTGTATTATTGGGGTATAGCCTGGGTAAGGCGCAGCGCCTGTTGTATCATTTAAGAGATATCAGCCCGGAAATTTGGACACATGGTGCTATTTATATTACGAATCAGCTATTGCGTGAGCAGGGCTGGAATCTGCCTGAATTGCATCGTATCACCCCGGATACCCCACATAGTGTGTTTAAAAATAACCTGGTGATTGGCCCGCCTTCTGCTGCGGACACCACGTGGATGCGGCGTTTCAACCCCTATTCCTTAGGCGTATGCAGTGGCTGGATGCAGGTTCGGGGCCATATGCGCAGAAGAAATGCAGATGCCGGTTTTATTCTTTCTGATCATGCTGACTGGAATGGTTTATTATCGGCAGTGAAAGCAACAGGTGCGGAGAAGGTATATACCACGCATGGGTTTAGTAGTGCATTTGCACGGTATCTGCAGGAAAATAGTATTCCTGCTGAAGAGGTAAAAACTGAATATGGTGTTACTGAAGAAGAAGAAACGAATCCATCATGA